Proteins co-encoded in one Stutzerimonas stutzeri genomic window:
- the nqrM gene encoding (Na+)-NQR maturation NqrM — translation MTWLIVFLVMVLVVLGMSVGVIMGRKPIAGSCGGIANLGIEKECSICGGSREKCEEVNAQESQNQKADLAYDATRR, via the coding sequence ATGACCTGGTTGATCGTTTTTCTAGTGATGGTACTGGTCGTGTTGGGTATGTCGGTCGGCGTGATCATGGGTCGCAAGCCCATCGCCGGTTCATGCGGCGGCATCGCCAACCTGGGTATCGAGAAGGAATGCTCGATCTGCGGTGGTAGCCGCGAGAAGTGTGAAGAAGTAAATGCGCAGGAAAGCCAGAACCAAAAAGCAGATCTCGCCTACGACGCGACCAGACGCTGA
- the sthA gene encoding Si-specific NAD(P)(+) transhydrogenase — MAVYNYDVVVLGSGPAGEGAAMNAVKAGRKVAVVDSRPHVGGNSTHLGTIPSKALRHSVRQIMQYNTNPLFRQIGEPRWFSFPDVLKSAESVIAKQVSSRTGYYARNRIDLFFGTASFADEQTVEVVSANGMVETLVANQFIIATGSRPYRPADVDFTHPRIYDSDTILTLSHTPRRLIIYGAGVIGSEYASIFSGLGVLVDLIDNRDQLLSFLDDEISDALSYHLRNNNVLIRHKEEYERVEGVDNGVILHLKSGKKIKADAFLWCNGRTGNTDKLALENIGLKVNSRGQIKVDEHYRTDVGNIYAAGDVIGWPSLASAAYDQGRSAAGSIVDNNSWRFVDDVPTGIYTIPEISSIGKNERELTEAKVPYEVGKAFFKGMARAQISAEPVGMLKILFHRETLAVLGVHCFGYQASEIVHIGQAIMNQPGEANTLKYFVNTTFNYPTMAEAYRVAAFDGLNRLF, encoded by the coding sequence ATGGCTGTCTACAATTACGATGTAGTGGTTTTGGGCTCGGGCCCAGCCGGCGAAGGCGCGGCGATGAATGCGGTCAAGGCCGGACGCAAGGTCGCCGTGGTCGATAGCAGGCCACACGTCGGCGGCAACTCCACCCACTTGGGAACCATTCCGTCCAAGGCGCTGCGCCATTCGGTACGGCAGATCATGCAGTACAACACCAACCCGTTGTTCCGCCAGATCGGCGAGCCGCGTTGGTTCTCGTTTCCCGACGTACTGAAAAGCGCCGAAAGCGTGATCGCCAAGCAAGTCAGTTCCCGGACGGGCTACTACGCACGCAACCGCATCGACCTGTTTTTCGGCACCGCGAGTTTTGCCGACGAGCAGACCGTGGAAGTCGTCAGCGCCAATGGCATGGTCGAAACGCTGGTGGCCAACCAGTTCATCATCGCCACCGGCTCGCGTCCCTATCGTCCCGCCGACGTCGACTTCACGCACCCACGCATCTACGACAGCGATACCATCCTCACGCTGAGCCATACGCCGCGTCGGCTGATCATTTACGGCGCCGGCGTGATCGGTTCCGAGTACGCGTCGATCTTCAGCGGCCTGGGCGTGTTGGTCGATCTGATCGATAACCGCGACCAGCTGCTCAGCTTCCTCGATGACGAAATCTCCGATGCGCTCAGTTATCACTTGCGCAACAACAACGTGCTGATTCGCCATAAGGAAGAGTACGAGCGCGTCGAGGGCGTCGACAACGGCGTCATTCTCCATCTCAAGTCCGGCAAGAAAATCAAGGCGGACGCCTTCCTCTGGTGCAACGGGCGAACCGGCAATACCGACAAGCTTGCGTTGGAAAACATCGGCCTGAAGGTCAATAGCCGTGGGCAGATCAAGGTCGACGAGCACTACCGCACAGATGTCGGCAACATATATGCCGCAGGCGACGTGATCGGTTGGCCATCGTTGGCCAGCGCGGCCTACGACCAGGGGCGTTCGGCGGCAGGCAGCATCGTCGACAACAACAGCTGGCGCTTTGTCGACGACGTCCCGACCGGCATCTACACCATTCCCGAGATCAGTTCGATCGGCAAGAACGAGCGTGAGCTCACCGAGGCGAAAGTCCCGTACGAAGTGGGCAAGGCATTCTTCAAGGGGATGGCCCGTGCGCAGATTTCCGCCGAGCCGGTAGGGATGCTGAAGATCCTCTTCCATCGCGAGACGCTGGCGGTGCTCGGTGTTCACTGCTTCGGCTATCAGGCTTCGGAGATCGTGCATATCGGCCAGGCGATCATGAATCAGCCGGGCGAGGCCAATACCCTGAAGTACTTCGTCAACACCACCTTCAACTACCCGACCATGGCCGAGGCCTATCGTGTCGCGGCCTTCGACGGGCTAAATCGGCTTTTTTGA
- a CDS encoding glycerophosphodiester phosphodiesterase: MTLIYGHRGAKGEAPENTLASFQQCLAHGVRRCELDLHLSKDGELMVIHDPTLKRTTGRRGKVVEHDAEELVHYDARQGGPGWKQPCPIPRLSELFEKCDFEHWQLEVKSASRVRAARSVLAIRELAQRYGLLERITVTSGSREVLRALKRLTPELSCGLVAEYAWLDPLKVAKQYGCDLLALKWTLCTPERIAKARQQGLHVSVWTVNEPALMRRLADFGVDSLITDFPGLAVATLRNARTNQ; encoded by the coding sequence GCGGCGCGAAAGGCGAAGCCCCGGAAAACACCCTCGCCAGCTTCCAGCAATGCCTGGCCCACGGCGTACGTCGCTGCGAGCTGGACCTGCACCTGTCCAAGGACGGCGAGCTGATGGTCATCCATGATCCCACCTTGAAGCGCACCACCGGGCGACGCGGCAAGGTCGTGGAGCACGATGCCGAAGAGCTGGTTCATTACGATGCGCGCCAAGGCGGCCCGGGCTGGAAACAACCCTGCCCGATTCCGCGACTCTCGGAGCTGTTCGAAAAGTGCGATTTCGAACACTGGCAACTGGAGGTCAAGAGCGCATCCAGAGTTCGCGCGGCACGCTCGGTGCTGGCCATCAGGGAGTTGGCGCAACGTTACGGCCTGCTCGAGCGGATCACCGTCACCTCGGGATCTCGCGAGGTGCTGAGGGCGTTGAAGCGCCTGACACCGGAGCTGTCATGCGGGCTGGTAGCCGAATATGCCTGGCTCGATCCGTTGAAGGTGGCCAAGCAATATGGCTGTGATCTGTTGGCACTGAAGTGGACATTGTGCACGCCCGAGCGGATTGCCAAGGCGCGTCAGCAGGGGCTGCATGTCTCGGTATGGACCGTGAACGAGCCGGCCTTGATGCGCCGACTCGCCGATTTCGGTGTCGACAGCCTGATCACGGACTTCCCCGGTCTGGCTGTCGCCACCCTGCGCAACGCACGGACTAATCAGTAG